In the Candidatus Palauibacter scopulicola genome, GGCCGGCGCCGGTCTCGAGGACCTCGGGGGCGTTTTGCAGGGTGATGCCGCCGATTCCGAGGCAGGGGAGGCGGCTGGCCTCCCGGACGAGCCGGACCCGGTCGGGGCCAATGGCTTCGTCGGCGAGGCCGGGCTTGGAGCGTGTGCCGAACACGGCGCCGACGCCCAGGTAGTCCGCCCCCGCGGCCGCGGCGCGGCGGGCCTCCTCGGGATCATCGGTCGAGTAGCCGATGATGAAATCCGACGGGACGATGCGGCGGGCGGCCGAGACCGTGAGATCGTCCGGGCCGAGGTGGACGCCGTCCGCGCCGGCGGCGAGGGCGACATCGAGACGATCGTTCAC is a window encoding:
- the thiE gene encoding thiamine phosphate synthase, producing MPGSTAWDGWPLMVITHPLPACGRPLEEVVAECVDAGAPAIQLRDKTANGGALTSTAERLRAVTKSAGATLIVNDRLDVALAAGADGVHLGPDDLTVSAARRIVPSDFIIGYSTDDPEEARRAAAAGADYLGVGAVFGTRSKPGLADEAIGPDRVRLVREASRLPCLGIGGITLQNAPEVLETGAG